From Zingiber officinale cultivar Zhangliang chromosome 5B, Zo_v1.1, whole genome shotgun sequence, the proteins below share one genomic window:
- the LOC121985496 gene encoding rho GTPase-activating protein 5-like, producing MAEVLRFPSLFSSSQRRELYCDPVDGSSSGEEEEEGLGRGGGGGGGGVVEGKDERRRRRRRGRSGGGEQEEEEQGQLPVLALLLTVLRKSLIGCKAVAVCDEAMEIGWPTDVRHVAHVTFDRFHGFLGLPVEFEPEVPRRAPSASATIFGVSAKSMQCSYDSRGNSIPTILLLMQERLYEQGGLRAEGIFRINGENGQEEYVRHQLNNGIVPEGVDVHCLAGLVKAWFRELPTGLLDSLSPEQVMQCQTEEDCARLATLLPPSEAALLDWSINLMADVVQQEHVNKMNARNIATVFAPNMTQMADPLTALMHAVQVMNLLRMLILKTLKERQDSLLEEVSVSNYADPSDENGHRSPELDNTSQVADQEKFSGNEAFHFPQNSHENPAPEKEGIPVRSSNGHELATNGPNFANRMRKKGRSLSGQHHRKGRTKEHSTTRASVRDEKSQGTSNLSLINSKVERVEAI from the exons ATGGCGGAAGTGCTCCGGTTCCCCTCCCTCTTCTCTTCGTCCCAGAGGCGAGAGCTTTATTGCGACCCGGTCGATGGCTCCAGCAgcggagaggaagaggaggaagggcTTGGGCGTGGCGGtggcggtggcggcggcggcgtaGTGGAGGGGAAGgacgagaggaggaggaggaggaggagggggaggagtGGAGGAGGCgaacaggaggaggaggagcaaggGCAGCTGCCCGTGTTGGCGTTACTGCTGACGGTGCTTCGGAAGTCACTGATCGGGTGCAAGGCAGTGGCCGTCTGCGACGAGGCGATGGAGATAGGCTGGCCTACGGACGTGCGCCATGTCGCCCACGTCACATTTGACCGGTTTCATGGCTTCCTCGGCTTGCCTGTCGAGTTCGAGCCGGAGGTTCCCCGCAGAGCCCCCAGCGCAAG TGCCACCATCTTCGGTGTCTCTGCCAAATCTATGCAGTGTTCGTATGATTCCAGAGGCAACAGCATTCCAACAATCCTCTTGCTAATGCAGGAGCGTCTTTACGAGCAAGGCGGCCTTCGG GCAGAAGGAATTTTCCGAATCAATGGTGAAAATGGCCAAGAAGAGTATGTGAGACACCAGCTAAACAACGGAATAGTGCCGGAGGGCGTTGACGTGCACTGTCTAGCAGGTTTAGTGAAG GCTTGGTTCAGGGAACTCCCGACAGGATTGTTGGATTCTCTTTCGCCTGAGCAGGTAATGCAATGTCAAACCGAGGAAGACTGTGCTCGCCTAGCTACATTGCTGCCCCCAAGCGAGGCCGCATTGCTCGATTGGTCTATCAATTTGATGGCTGATGTTGTCCAACAAGAACACGTAAACAAGATGAACGCACGAAACATCGCAACCGTGTTTGCCCCAAACATGACCCAG ATGGCGGATCCTTTGACTGCACTGATGCATGCAGTGCAGGTGATGAACTTGCTGAGGATGTTGATCTTGAAGACGCTGAAAGAGAGACAAGATTCTTTGTTAGAGGAAGTGTCTGTCTCCAATTACGCTGATCCATCCGATGAGAACGGCCACCGCAGCCCTGAGCTTGATAATACTTCTCAAGTTGCAGATCAGGAGAAGTTCTCAGGAAATGAGGCATTTCATTTCCCTCAAAACTCTCATGAGAATCCTGCACCTGAGAAAGAAGGCATCCCTGTTCGATCATCGAACGGACATGAATTAGCGACGAATGGCCCTAACTTTGCGAATCGTATGAGAAAGAAGGGGCGCAGCTTGAGCGGGCAGCATCACAGGAAAGGAAGAACAAAAGAACACTCGACGACGAGAGCTTCCGTGCGAGATGAGAAGTCACAGGGGACGAGTAATTTGAGTCTAATAAATTCGAAGGTTGAACGTGTAGAGGCTATTTGA
- the LOC121987766 gene encoding 40S ribosomal protein S25 has product MAPKKEKAPPPSSKPAKSGGGKQKKKKWSKGKQKEKVNNAVLFDQASYDKMLSEVPKYKQITPSVLSERLRINGSLARRAIKDLMARGAIRMVSAHASQQIYTRATNT; this is encoded by the exons ATG GCGCCCAAAAAGGAAAAGGCTCCACCTCCGTCCTCGAAGCCGGCGAAATCTGGCGGAGGAAAGCAGAAGAAGAAG AAGTGGAGCAAGGGAAAGCAGAAGGAGAAGGTGAATAACGCTGTTCTTTTTGATCAGGCAAGCTATGACAAGATGCTCTCTGAGGTTCCCAAGTACAAGCAGATCACCCCTTCTGTGCTATCCGAGAGATTGCGG ATCAATGGATCGTTAGCTAGGAGAGCCATCAAGGATCTGATGGCAAGGGGTGCTATAAGGATGGTTTCCGCTCATGCCAGCCAACAGATTTATACTAGAGCCACAAATACCTAG
- the LOC121986961 gene encoding protein ALP1-like: protein MPFSRAPKTSPCTVFPVRHLLAHLLPVRHLLHTAVAHLLPVAIAASSIGGKFYLADAGYMLRSTFLTPYRSTRYHLKEYSRHSSENPKELFNLRHSSLRNAIERAFGVLKNRFPILEEMSRYDVETVSEIVLACCILHNLLVDFDPDEEIIAQVDRDLMNNEPGHGLANGAIARGEDGRRGEILRDSIAAQMWNDYITRH, encoded by the exons ATGCCTTTCTCCCGTGCGCCGAAAACTTCTCCTTGCACCGTTTTTCCTGTGCGCCATCTTCTCGCCCACCTTCTTCCCGTGCGCCACCTTCTTCATACTGCTGTCGCCCACCTTCTTCCCGTCGCCATCGCTGCATCATCAATCGGAG GTAAGTTCTACTTGGCCGATGCTGGATATATGTTGAGGTCAACATTTCTCACTCCATATCGAAGCACTCGATATCATTTGAAAGAATATTCTCGACATTCGTCTGAAAACCCAAAAGAGTTATTCAACTTAAGACATTCCTCATTACGCAATGCAATTGAAAGAGCTTTTGGTGTTTTGAAGAATAGGTTTCCAATATTAGAAGAAATGTCTAGATATGATGTAGAGACAGTGAGTGAAATTGTTTTAGCATGCTGCATCTTGCACAACTTATTAGTGGATTTTGATCCAGATGAAGAAATTATTGCACAAGTTGATAGGGATCTCATGAATAATGAGCCTGGTCATGGACTTGCTAATGGAGCAATTGCTAGAGGAGAAGATGGACGAAGGGGGGAAATCTTAAGAGACTCTATTGCCGCACAAATGTGGAATGATTATATAACTAGacattga